GTTAACTGTGTTCGATGCTTTGTGGATGAACATCTTTTCAGCAATGATGCGTTGGAAGTAGTTGGGAATTTGTTCTAAAATCTTTAcatcattgaaattgaatgtgTGTGATTCATTGACTGCATGTAGTGTTAGGCCTGTTGTGTTCGTTGTTTTCTTCAGGTGGACGTCGCTTCGATGTTTGGACATTCTGTCTTTTAACTTCTGTTTTGTTATGCCTATGTATATTGCATTGCAGTCGCGGCATTTCACCTGGTATATGACCTTGGATTTCTCTTCCTTCGGCACTGTGTATTTGGTTTTACTGTAAATATTACCGATGCGATTTGTCGTTTTGCAGCTTAGTGTAAGGTTGTGTTggttcaatgatttttttagtttttcggaTAGGCCTGGGATGTATGGTGCTGCGATGAATCGGTTGTTCTGGTCTTTCTTCGTTTTGGTGTTGTTGTAGAATTTGTCGACACGGTTTTTTATCACGTTTGACACGAATTTATCGGGATAACCGTTTCCAGAAAGTAAATCTTTCACTCTTTTCAAACTCTTCGGTCGATCATTCGGATTTGTCAATGCAATGGCGCGGTCCGTCAAAGCTGATGCGACGTTCCGTTTGTGTGAGATCGGGTTGTGGGCCTTAAAGTGGAGGTATCTGCCGGATGCTATGGCTTTCTGGTACCATGTTGTTACGATGTGTCCATCCTGCTGGCGGTGGAGTGACATGTCtagaaaattgattgatgCGTCTATTTCCTCTTCAATtgtgaatttcaaatttttgtggtattTGTTGAATTGTTGTAAGATGGTATCGACGCCATTCTCAGGTACTGCCACAATGATATCATCAACATATCTACGATAGAATGGCACATTAAATGGGAGTTTACTCAATGACGTTACTTCTAGGTCGTCCATCACCATGTCGGCCAGAAAACCAGATATGGAGTTTCCCATTGCTAAACCTGATATTTGTAGATAGTAGTGATCCTTGTACCTGAAGTATGATTCTGTTGTTATAATATTCACCGCTTctagaaattgtttttgagtGAGGAAGGAGTGaggttttattttttgccATCTCTTTTTGATTGCTCTCGTACATAGGGCTGCTGGGACGTTGGTATAT
Above is a genomic segment from Bradysia coprophila strain Holo2 unplaced genomic scaffold, BU_Bcop_v1 contig_24, whole genome shotgun sequence containing:
- the LOC119078141 gene encoding uncharacterized protein LOC119078141, encoding MKYDRTFNTIRTRHCKKYDDLVTVKMEEFKAMSKTHWIENISSTVVPDYITSTLSLGPNFGLPYKYKEIPIIKTLASIESALYKNPDADKIRAKMVNITTNYLHHYKRSNHSDKLLLLMVNRTEKYLREHQDIAVINADKGNKTIILNRNEYDASMENLVNDNKTYVKTTRNPTSRIETRVNDLISEWRLNNKISDEQEKYLKSHNSVAPAVYGLGKLHKKKPNENIPLRPVVATIQSPTYKLSKLIAETLGKVTNDSPFHVKDSWQFAKDVKEAKIPVGYKLISLDATSLYTNVPAALCTRAIKKRWQKIKPHSFLTQKQFLEAVNIITTESYFRYKDHYYLQISGLAMGNSISGFLADMVMDDLEVTSLSKLPFNVPFYRRYVDDIIVAVPENGVDTILQQFNKYHKNLKFTIEEEIDASINFLDMSLHRQQDGHIVTTWYQKAIASGRYLHFKAHNPISHKRNVASALTDRAIALTNPNDRPKSLKRVKDLLSGNGYPDKFVSNVIKNRVDKFYNNTKTKKDQNNRFIAAPYIPGLSEKLKKSLNQHNLTLSCKTTNRIGNIYSKTKYTVPKEEKSKVIYQVKCRDCNAIYIGITKQKLKDRMSKHRSDVHLKKTTNTTGLTLHAVNESHTFNFNDVKILEQIPNYFQRIIAEKMFIHKASNTVNTQVDKSGLHASYINLMKLHNSTSTQHQQQPTPTNTAHDN